The proteins below come from a single Myripristis murdjan chromosome 10, fMyrMur1.1, whole genome shotgun sequence genomic window:
- the LOC115366030 gene encoding gap junction beta-1 protein-like gives MNWGTFYAVISGVNRHSTGIGRIWLSVIFIFRILVLVVAAESVWGDEKSGFTCNTQQPGCNSVCYDQFFPISHIRLWALQLILVSTPALLVAMHVAHRRHIDKKILKRTGRSSPKELEHIKNQKFQITGALWWTYMISILFRIIFEVAFLYIFYLIYPDFKMVRLVKCDSYPCPNTVDCFVSRPTEKTIFTVFMLAVSGVCVLLNLAEVIYLIGRACIRCLHGSEEESKVAWISQKLSSYKQNEINQLIADHSLKSKFTVTKKSPVDRGERCSAF, from the coding sequence ATGAACTGGGGGACCTTTTATGCCGTGATCAGCGGCGTAAACAGGCATTCTACTGGCATCGGACGCATTTGGCTCTctgtcatcttcatcttccGTATCCTCGTCCTGGTGGTGGCTGCTGAGAGTGTCTGGGGAGATGAGAAGTCCGGCTTCACCTGCAACACCCAGCAGCCTGGATGCAACAGTGTGTGCTATGACCAGTTCTTCCCCATCTCTCACATCCGCCTGTGGGCGTTACAGCTCATCCTAGTTTCCACCCCTGCGCTGCTGGTGGCCATGCATGTGGCCCACCGACGTCACATTGACAAGAAGATCCTGAAGAGGACGGGCCGCAGCAGCCCTAAAGAGCTGGAACACATCAAGAACCAGAAGTTCCAGATCACTGGAGCTCTGTGGTGGACATATATGATCAGTATCCTGTTCAGAATAATATTCGAGGTGGCTTTTCTCTACATCTTCTACTTGATCTATCCTGACTTTAAGATGGTGCGTTTGGTGAAGTGTGACTCATACCCTTGCCCCAACACAGTGGACTGTTTTGTCTCCAGACCCACAGAGAAGACCATATTCACTGTGTTCATGCTGGCAGTATCTGGGGTGTGTGTACTACTCAACTTGGCTGAGGTGATATACCTCATAGGCAGGGCCTGCATACGGTGCTTACATGGCTCTGAAGAAGAGTCCAAAGTGGCTTGGATAAGTCAAAAATTGTCCTCGTATaagcaaaatgaaatcaatCAGCTGATAGCAGACCATTCTCTCAAGTCTAAGTTCACAGTGACTAAAAAGAGCCCGGTTGACAGGGGTGAGAGGTGTTCGGCTTTCTAA
- the LOC115366039 gene encoding uncharacterized protein LOC115366039 isoform X1, whose product MTRHRQQPSHNGPDPSTLAKKCLLTYKLIQLENARCTLDQELRHLTGKVYAEVQDFLNSYLPTCLYNDLMKTLDAKCDAFDKLLALLKDTSNDPQCHVQACAENLQKVTTNQIKLLKDKGILMTDVLKFGPMLQNVLMASSITKATQVLRASPSLQQLNQLLILQPEMVQNDVMFCSSSSSCNSVIEISSSSSHFKAKEKEHSVVCENSQPDVAVEGPAVIQSRNDNTERPPPFPSKTRLPEISNPNPMKLTVDAPLIGWGYDSGVQVQHQKQTSSQLLHFLRTNAKNMGTVEVAFTDCWNNFQYTSSLPEPASPTMKIPTGRSELLAEMENQAPVFKVKRVEPNGYLTYTCVIATKTELWDIGDILTDVRLDPSEASLEKQAVEECQNETHHVETSAVSLHLKTKREPEHQSSSTINHIGIPEFQIRKFEETEVVVSHIVSPGNFYIQHADCTMKLQALVTDSLKGSSSFSEQNCIPDIGTLVMGWFPKQEQWCRSQVIKICGVSGDNTADSDGSVIAIKLEVRRLDFGDTACLSLCNIKALTPEMAVFPLQAVQVSLVNVMPVNGKDWSEEAVGWFRAMVHNRTLYARLYPQGSKVTVELFLERGKIGAMRRGASLSLRLAQNGHAKHDKLKSAGIINRRTFQEKMRKQADWEKYLISLYAQNMN is encoded by the exons ATGACTCGACACCGACAGCAGCCCTCACACAACGGGCCTGATCCATCTACCTTGGCAAAAAAATGTCTGCTAACCTACAAACTCATCCAGCTGGAGAATGCTCGCTGTACACTCGACCAAGAGCTTCGCCACCTCACCGGAAAG GTCTATGCAGAGGTTCAAGATTTCCTTAATTCATATCTGCCGACTTGTCTCTACAATGACCTTATGAAGACTTTGGATGCAAAATGCGATGCTTTTGACAAGCTTCTGgctttattaaaagacacatcAAATG ATCCACAATGTCATGTCCAAGCCTGTGCTGAAAATTTACAAAAAgttacaacaaatcaaattaagCTACTCAAAGACAAAGGGATCTTGATGACAGATGTCCTGAAGTTCGGGCCCATGCTGCAGAATGTCCTCATGGCTAGCTCCATAACCAAAGCAACCCAGGTGCTTAGAGCCTCACCGTCCCTTCAGCAGCTGAACCAGCTCCTCATCCTCCAGCCTGAAATGGTCCAGAATGATGTAATGTTCTGTAGCAGCTCATCTAGCTGCAACTCTGTCATTGAGATTTCCAGCTCATCCAGTCACTTTAAGGCCAAAGAAAAAGAACACTCAGTTGTTTGTGAGAACTCCCAACCAGATGTAGCAGTGGAGGGACCTGCCGTCATTCAGAGTCGAAATGATAACACAGAGAGACCACCACCCTTTCCCAGTAAAACTCGACTCCCTGAGATCAGTAACCCTAACCCCATGAAACTAACAGTAGATGCACCACTAATTGGCTGGGGATATGACAGTGGTGTCCAGgtgcaacaccaaaaacaaacatcctCTCAGCTGTTGCACTTCCTCAGAACAAACGCTAAAAATATGGGTACAGTGGAGGTTGCTTTCACAGACTGTTGGAACAACTTTCAGTACACTTCAAGTTTGCCTGAGCCAGCATCACCAACCATGAAAATACCCACCGGAAGGAGTGAGTTGCTTGCAGAAATGGAAAACCAAGCCCCTGTCTTCAAAGTAAAGCGAGTTGAGCCAAATGGCTATCTGACCTACACCTGTGTAATTGCCACCAAGACTGAATTGTGGGATATTGGCGACATCCTCACAGATGTTAGACTGGATCCTTCAGAGGCCAGCCTGGAGAAACAAGCGGTTGAAGAATGTCAAAATGAAACTCATCATGTGGAGACGTCTGCTGTGAGCCTTCATTTGAAAACCAAAAGAGAGCCTGAACACCAAAGCAGTTCAACAATTAACCATATAGGCATCCCAGAGTTCCAGATCCGAAAGTTTGAAGAGACTGAGGTAGTGGTGTCCCATATTGTCAGTCCAGGGAATTTCTACATCCAGCATGCAGACTGCACCATGAAGCTGCAGGCCCTTGTCACAGA CAGCTTGAAAGGCAGTAGTTCATTTTCAGAGCAGAATTGCATTCCAGACATTGGAACCCTTGTAATGGGCTGGTTCCCTAAACAAGAGCAATGGTGCAGGTCCCAGGTGATTAAGATATGTGGAGTAAGTGGAG ATAATACCGCTGACAGTGATGGGAGTGTGATAGCCATCAAGTTGGAGGTGAGGAGGCTGGACTTTGGTGacactgcctgcctgtctctgtgcaACATCAAAGCGCTTACCCCAGAAATGGCTGTCTTCCCCCTCCAAGCTGTACAGGTGTCCCTGGTAAAT GTGATGCCTGTGAATGGGAAGGATTGGTCTGAGGAAGCAGTGGGCTGGTTCAGAGCAATGGTGCACAACAGGACACTGTATGCCAGGCTTTACCCGCAGGGCAGCAAAGTAACAGTCGAGCTGTTCTTGGAGAGGGGAAAGATAGGAGCAATGAG GAGAGGCGCATCACTATCTCTGCGACTAGCCCAGAACGGTCAtgcaaaacatgacaaactGAAAAGTGCTGGCATCATAAATAGAC GCACCTTtcaagaaaaaatgagaaaacaggCCGATTGGGAGAAATATCTCATTTCACTCTATGCTCAAAATATGAACTAA
- the LOC115366039 gene encoding uncharacterized protein LOC115366039 isoform X2 encodes MTRHRQQPSHNGPDPSTLAKKCLLTYKLIQLENARCTLDQELRHLTGKVYAEVQDFLNSYLPTCLYNDLMKTLDAKCDAFDKLLALLKDTSNDPQCHVQACAENLQKVTTNQIKLLKDKGILMTDVLKFGPMLQNVLMASSITKATQVLRASPSLQQLNQLLILQPEMVQNDVMFCSSSSSCNSVIEISSSSSHFKAKEKEHSVVCENSQPDVAVEGPAVIQSRNDNTERPPPFPSKTRLPEISNPNPMKLTVDAPLIGWGYDSGVQVQHQKQTSSQLLHFLRTNAKNMGTVEVAFTDCWNNFQYTSSLPEPASPTMKIPTGRSELLAEMENQAPVFKVKRVEPNGYLTYTCVIATKTELWDIGDILTDVRLDPSEASLEKQAVEECQNETHHVETSAVSLHLKTKREPEHQSSSTINHIGIPEFQIRKFEETEVVVSHIVSPGNFYIQHADCTMKLQALVTDLKGSSSFSEQNCIPDIGTLVMGWFPKQEQWCRSQVIKICGVSGDNTADSDGSVIAIKLEVRRLDFGDTACLSLCNIKALTPEMAVFPLQAVQVSLVNVMPVNGKDWSEEAVGWFRAMVHNRTLYARLYPQGSKVTVELFLERGKIGAMRRGASLSLRLAQNGHAKHDKLKSAGIINRRTFQEKMRKQADWEKYLISLYAQNMN; translated from the exons ATGACTCGACACCGACAGCAGCCCTCACACAACGGGCCTGATCCATCTACCTTGGCAAAAAAATGTCTGCTAACCTACAAACTCATCCAGCTGGAGAATGCTCGCTGTACACTCGACCAAGAGCTTCGCCACCTCACCGGAAAG GTCTATGCAGAGGTTCAAGATTTCCTTAATTCATATCTGCCGACTTGTCTCTACAATGACCTTATGAAGACTTTGGATGCAAAATGCGATGCTTTTGACAAGCTTCTGgctttattaaaagacacatcAAATG ATCCACAATGTCATGTCCAAGCCTGTGCTGAAAATTTACAAAAAgttacaacaaatcaaattaagCTACTCAAAGACAAAGGGATCTTGATGACAGATGTCCTGAAGTTCGGGCCCATGCTGCAGAATGTCCTCATGGCTAGCTCCATAACCAAAGCAACCCAGGTGCTTAGAGCCTCACCGTCCCTTCAGCAGCTGAACCAGCTCCTCATCCTCCAGCCTGAAATGGTCCAGAATGATGTAATGTTCTGTAGCAGCTCATCTAGCTGCAACTCTGTCATTGAGATTTCCAGCTCATCCAGTCACTTTAAGGCCAAAGAAAAAGAACACTCAGTTGTTTGTGAGAACTCCCAACCAGATGTAGCAGTGGAGGGACCTGCCGTCATTCAGAGTCGAAATGATAACACAGAGAGACCACCACCCTTTCCCAGTAAAACTCGACTCCCTGAGATCAGTAACCCTAACCCCATGAAACTAACAGTAGATGCACCACTAATTGGCTGGGGATATGACAGTGGTGTCCAGgtgcaacaccaaaaacaaacatcctCTCAGCTGTTGCACTTCCTCAGAACAAACGCTAAAAATATGGGTACAGTGGAGGTTGCTTTCACAGACTGTTGGAACAACTTTCAGTACACTTCAAGTTTGCCTGAGCCAGCATCACCAACCATGAAAATACCCACCGGAAGGAGTGAGTTGCTTGCAGAAATGGAAAACCAAGCCCCTGTCTTCAAAGTAAAGCGAGTTGAGCCAAATGGCTATCTGACCTACACCTGTGTAATTGCCACCAAGACTGAATTGTGGGATATTGGCGACATCCTCACAGATGTTAGACTGGATCCTTCAGAGGCCAGCCTGGAGAAACAAGCGGTTGAAGAATGTCAAAATGAAACTCATCATGTGGAGACGTCTGCTGTGAGCCTTCATTTGAAAACCAAAAGAGAGCCTGAACACCAAAGCAGTTCAACAATTAACCATATAGGCATCCCAGAGTTCCAGATCCGAAAGTTTGAAGAGACTGAGGTAGTGGTGTCCCATATTGTCAGTCCAGGGAATTTCTACATCCAGCATGCAGACTGCACCATGAAGCTGCAGGCCCTTGTCACAGA CTTGAAAGGCAGTAGTTCATTTTCAGAGCAGAATTGCATTCCAGACATTGGAACCCTTGTAATGGGCTGGTTCCCTAAACAAGAGCAATGGTGCAGGTCCCAGGTGATTAAGATATGTGGAGTAAGTGGAG ATAATACCGCTGACAGTGATGGGAGTGTGATAGCCATCAAGTTGGAGGTGAGGAGGCTGGACTTTGGTGacactgcctgcctgtctctgtgcaACATCAAAGCGCTTACCCCAGAAATGGCTGTCTTCCCCCTCCAAGCTGTACAGGTGTCCCTGGTAAAT GTGATGCCTGTGAATGGGAAGGATTGGTCTGAGGAAGCAGTGGGCTGGTTCAGAGCAATGGTGCACAACAGGACACTGTATGCCAGGCTTTACCCGCAGGGCAGCAAAGTAACAGTCGAGCTGTTCTTGGAGAGGGGAAAGATAGGAGCAATGAG GAGAGGCGCATCACTATCTCTGCGACTAGCCCAGAACGGTCAtgcaaaacatgacaaactGAAAAGTGCTGGCATCATAAATAGAC GCACCTTtcaagaaaaaatgagaaaacaggCCGATTGGGAGAAATATCTCATTTCACTCTATGCTCAAAATATGAACTAA